Proteins from one Candidatus Binatia bacterium genomic window:
- a CDS encoding peptide ABC transporter substrate-binding protein: protein MKARLVLVAACVVLGGLCACTKTGGLSTGGRTNSWTQPHVLRFSDAGDVNTLNPHLGQFADIGVLSSMTMAYLIKWDEHNNPYGELATEVPTQANGGVSKDGLTITYHLRHGVRWSDGAPFNADDVVFSTNVVNNPANNEVGRLGWDQITKVDEPDKYTVVYHLKKPYSPFIETFFSTAGANPCILPKHLLAQYPNINHIAYNSLPVGIGPFKYLRWDRAQDVVLVPNPLYWRGQPRLKEVIFKIIPDRNTVLSQLQSHELDMWHILPGAYLSRVQAIPGISVLRQPSYFYNHLDFNIQHPAVSDPVVRQALRLAIDRKTLIDKIGRGVGILQEVTTPKTAPYAVTSIPNVPFDIAQANALLDKDGWTRGPDGVRAKNGVRLSLEYAATAGSQDTDEGIELERSWWKQIGVDITVRHYPVALMFAPLQQGGIVYGKKWDLIGFAWLNDAIGDMSPFLSCRSFPPNGQNNTRWCNPRAQNAVEALFAHYEQPQRNSDVLTIERELVKDVPMIVTSLREDIFAYNSDLKNFHPNAITPFDNMLNVDI from the coding sequence ATGAAAGCACGACTGGTCCTCGTTGCGGCTTGCGTCGTCCTCGGCGGGCTCTGCGCCTGCACGAAGACCGGCGGCCTCTCAACCGGAGGGCGGACGAACTCGTGGACGCAGCCGCACGTGCTGCGCTTCTCGGATGCGGGGGACGTGAACACGCTCAATCCCCACCTCGGCCAATTCGCCGACATCGGGGTACTCTCGTCGATGACGATGGCCTATCTGATCAAGTGGGACGAGCACAACAATCCCTACGGCGAGCTCGCCACGGAGGTACCGACGCAGGCCAACGGGGGCGTGAGCAAGGACGGGCTGACGATCACGTATCATCTGCGCCACGGCGTGCGCTGGTCCGACGGTGCGCCTTTCAATGCCGACGACGTCGTCTTTTCGACGAACGTCGTCAACAATCCGGCCAACAACGAGGTCGGCCGCCTAGGATGGGACCAGATCACTAAGGTCGACGAGCCCGACAAGTACACGGTAGTGTATCATCTGAAGAAGCCGTACTCGCCGTTCATCGAGACGTTCTTTTCGACTGCCGGCGCGAATCCGTGCATCCTCCCGAAGCACCTGCTGGCGCAGTATCCGAACATCAATCACATCGCGTACAACTCGCTTCCCGTGGGCATCGGGCCTTTCAAGTATCTGCGCTGGGATCGCGCGCAAGACGTCGTGCTCGTACCCAATCCGCTCTACTGGCGCGGGCAGCCGCGGCTGAAGGAGGTGATCTTCAAGATCATCCCGGACCGCAACACCGTGCTCTCTCAGCTCCAGTCGCACGAGCTCGACATGTGGCACATATTGCCGGGCGCATATCTCTCGCGGGTGCAGGCGATACCGGGCATCTCCGTTCTGCGACAGCCAAGCTACTTCTACAACCATCTCGATTTCAACATCCAGCATCCAGCCGTCAGCGACCCTGTGGTGCGCCAGGCGCTGCGGCTGGCGATCGACCGCAAGACGCTGATCGACAAGATCGGCCGCGGGGTCGGGATTCTGCAGGAGGTCACGACGCCGAAGACCGCGCCGTACGCCGTGACCTCGATTCCGAATGTGCCGTTCGATATCGCTCAGGCCAACGCGCTGCTCGATAAGGACGGATGGACGCGCGGGCCGGACGGAGTCCGGGCGAAAAACGGCGTGCGGCTGTCCCTCGAGTATGCTGCGACCGCGGGTTCGCAGGACACGGATGAGGGGATCGAGCTGGAGCGCTCTTGGTGGAAACAAATCGGTGTCGACATCACCGTGCGGCACTACCCGGTCGCGCTGATGTTCGCGCCGCTGCAGCAAGGCGGCATCGTCTACGGCAAAAAGTGGGACCTCATCGGCTTCGCCTGGCTCAACGACGCGATCGGAGATATGTCGCCCTTTCTGTCATGCCGTTCGTTTCCGCCCAACGGGCAGAACAACACGCGCTGGTGCAATCCACGCGCCCAGAACGCGGTGGAGGCGCTGTTCGCGCACTACGAGCAGCCGCAGCGCAACTCCGATGTTCTCACGATCGAGCGGGAGCTGGTCAAGGACGTTCCGATGATCGTCACGTCCCTGCGCGAGGACATCTTCGCTTACAACAGCGACTTGAAGAACTTCCACCCCAACGCGATTACGCCGTTCGACAACATGCTGAATGTCGATATATAG
- a CDS encoding M55 family metallopeptidase, with translation MRIYISSDMEGVAGVCAWEQTDARTPHPDYSIYRRYSTHEVRSAIEGARAGGATGVLVNDGHGPMRNVLLDDLPEDVRVVFGNRKPFSMVQDADGGFGGAFFVGYHGGAGAADAVLCHTYTPSVIYEARLNGVACSEATINAALLGYYGVPLLLVTGDRTTVEDVRGQMPWVRGVAVKESIGNRAAASMTPAAARRAIRSAAEQAVRDAASAQIFRFEPPVVLDVQLVSAAQAHLVATIPSFERTGSRSVRFVHDDFALIFKAFVATWRLGAQA, from the coding sequence ATGCGGATCTATATCTCGAGCGACATGGAGGGCGTCGCCGGCGTCTGCGCTTGGGAGCAGACCGACGCGCGCACACCGCATCCCGACTACTCCATCTACCGGCGCTACTCCACGCACGAGGTGCGCAGCGCCATCGAGGGCGCCCGCGCCGGCGGCGCGACCGGCGTTCTCGTCAACGACGGTCACGGCCCGATGCGCAACGTGCTGCTCGACGATCTGCCGGAAGACGTGCGCGTCGTCTTCGGCAATCGCAAGCCGTTTTCGATGGTGCAGGATGCCGACGGCGGGTTCGGCGGCGCGTTTTTCGTCGGATATCACGGTGGGGCCGGAGCGGCGGACGCCGTGCTGTGTCACACCTACACGCCGTCGGTCATCTACGAGGCTCGTCTCAATGGCGTGGCGTGCAGCGAGGCAACGATCAACGCCGCGCTGCTCGGCTACTACGGCGTGCCGCTGCTGCTCGTGACGGGCGATCGAACGACCGTCGAAGACGTTCGCGGTCAGATGCCGTGGGTTCGCGGCGTCGCGGTCAAGGAGTCGATCGGGAACCGCGCGGCCGCCTCGATGACGCCGGCCGCCGCCCGTCGCGCGATTCGCAGCGCGGCCGAACAGGCGGTTCGCGACGCCGCGAGCGCTCAGATCTTCCGCTTCGAGCCGCCGGTCGTGCTCGACGTACAACTCGTCAGCGCTGCACAGGCGCACCTCGTCGCCACCATCCCGAGCTTCGAACGCACGGGTTCGCGGAGCGTGCGTTTCGTACACGACGATTTCGCGCTGATATTCAAGGCATTCGTCGCGACCTGGCGCCTCGGCGCCCAAGCGTAA
- a CDS encoding glycosyltransferase 87 family protein translates to MVTRRWLLGAACAAIAIAVLATRPVRTPGPPARDFEAYWSAGVTRNAGADPYGRAIWNAERRVPDVDAARDELLPFVGPPASLLAWGVAARWSYDAATRAWWALLAISLLGLVAAVAAGAGARLELTAFVGGVVLAIAFAPISSDLALGQIALPAFAGACALVVLADRSLPAAAACACVAFTQPNAALGLLSQLGRNRATLALFAGLLATYALGVLAAGWAWPRAYARLLAAHGAAERFDAIQFSPASIAYGFVANPIEARAVGVAFAAIAVGAAVAIALRFRERFARFAAFSALAPFVAGFVHEHDLVVTFAAALWCALRTRGIARTVALAGTLLVCVDWLGLAQRPSGIAQSLLLATAAFAAFVALGQPVELLRAVPVGIAMAAVFAVAAFLAVGHPIPIWPDALASFHAGANASPAAVWFAEQRASGLLAAVPAWSLLRSLSLLGCALLAAAIYRHSACCRTA, encoded by the coding sequence GTGGTGACGCGACGATGGCTGCTGGGCGCGGCCTGCGCGGCGATCGCAATCGCCGTTCTGGCGACGCGGCCCGTGCGCACGCCCGGGCCGCCGGCGCGCGACTTCGAGGCGTATTGGTCCGCCGGCGTCACGCGCAACGCCGGCGCCGACCCGTACGGACGAGCGATTTGGAACGCAGAGCGGCGCGTCCCAGACGTCGATGCCGCACGCGACGAGCTGCTGCCGTTCGTCGGGCCGCCAGCGTCGCTGCTCGCGTGGGGCGTCGCGGCGCGATGGAGCTACGACGCTGCGACGCGCGCCTGGTGGGCGCTGCTCGCGATCTCGCTGCTCGGGCTGGTCGCCGCCGTCGCCGCCGGCGCGGGCGCGAGGCTCGAGCTCACAGCGTTCGTGGGCGGCGTCGTGTTGGCGATCGCCTTCGCGCCGATCTCGAGCGACTTGGCGCTCGGGCAGATCGCGTTGCCCGCGTTCGCCGGCGCCTGCGCGCTGGTCGTCCTCGCAGATCGCTCTCTTCCGGCGGCCGCCGCCTGCGCGTGCGTCGCGTTCACGCAGCCCAACGCGGCGCTGGGACTGCTCTCGCAATTGGGCCGCAACCGCGCGACGCTCGCGCTGTTCGCGGGGTTGCTCGCGACGTACGCTCTCGGAGTCCTCGCCGCCGGCTGGGCGTGGCCGAGGGCGTATGCGCGCCTGCTGGCTGCGCACGGCGCAGCGGAACGCTTCGACGCGATCCAGTTCAGCCCGGCGTCGATCGCCTACGGTTTCGTCGCGAATCCCATCGAGGCTCGCGCCGTCGGCGTGGCGTTCGCGGCGATCGCGGTCGGGGCGGCCGTTGCGATCGCGTTGCGCTTTCGCGAGCGCTTCGCGCGCTTCGCGGCGTTTTCGGCGCTCGCGCCGTTCGTTGCCGGCTTCGTCCACGAGCACGACCTGGTCGTCACGTTTGCGGCTGCCCTGTGGTGCGCGCTGCGCACGCGCGGGATTGCACGCACCGTCGCGCTGGCCGGCACGCTACTGGTCTGCGTCGACTGGCTCGGCCTGGCGCAGCGGCCAAGCGGAATCGCGCAGTCGCTCCTCCTCGCGACCGCCGCGTTCGCAGCTTTCGTCGCGCTCGGCCAGCCGGTCGAACTGCTTCGCGCGGTGCCTGTCGGCATCGCTATGGCGGCCGTGTTCGCAGTCGCCGCGTTCCTCGCGGTTGGCCATCCCATTCCGATATGGCCCGACGCGCTCGCGAGCTTTCACGCAGGGGCAAACGCGTCGCCGGCGGCCGTGTGGTTCGCGGAGCAGCGCGCGAGCGGGCTGCTTGCCGCGGTGCCCGCATGGTCGCTGCTGCGCTCGCTCTCGCTCCTAGGCTGCGCCCTCTTAGCAGCCGCTATATATCGACATTCAGCATGTTGTCGAACGGCGTAA
- a CDS encoding Lrp/AsnC family transcriptional regulator, producing the protein MTSGISEARATISDPVNAAILAVSEDRLTGFQTDPFGEIASRTGIPVETVIERIVAMLQAGTIRRVRQTLLSTSLAQGALCAWEVAPDRLDAAFDFMFREDPFSGHVVIRTTDAVSAASKYRLWTTLKVPQGFSLRKHAEWLSDAVGAERYRLMPAKMLFALGVGHVRRRGLKPGARAQGRARPLEASVVRLNDLQWRVLVALKREFAPAEIVRDVWSARAREAGVDFDTFVDVARSLEQLRVIGRFSTFLEHVKPTAGNERATRYNALFHWAVPAGREIDTGCEVARHYVITHAYWREGGPEFHDVNVMAVAHGMEKAAVLEHKAAIDEHLREAGIEFSYTNVFWGGRSEIKPSEIAPSAYGAFCEARGIDPETMRAEPGEGASG; encoded by the coding sequence ATGACCAGCGGAATCTCCGAAGCGCGGGCGACGATCTCGGATCCGGTCAACGCCGCAATCCTTGCCGTCTCGGAGGACCGGCTGACGGGCTTCCAGACCGACCCGTTCGGCGAGATCGCAAGCCGAACGGGGATACCGGTGGAAACCGTAATCGAGCGCATCGTCGCCATGCTGCAGGCGGGAACCATTCGGCGGGTCCGCCAGACGCTGCTGTCCACCAGCCTGGCACAGGGCGCGCTGTGCGCGTGGGAAGTCGCGCCGGATCGGCTCGACGCGGCGTTCGACTTCATGTTCCGTGAGGATCCCTTCTCCGGGCACGTCGTGATACGCACCACCGACGCTGTGTCTGCCGCCAGCAAATATCGCTTGTGGACGACGCTCAAAGTGCCGCAGGGTTTTTCTCTGCGCAAGCACGCCGAGTGGCTGAGCGACGCGGTCGGCGCAGAGCGCTATCGGCTGATGCCGGCCAAGATGCTGTTTGCATTGGGCGTCGGTCACGTTCGGCGGCGCGGCCTGAAACCGGGAGCGCGGGCACAGGGGCGGGCGCGACCGCTCGAAGCGTCCGTCGTTCGGCTCAACGACCTCCAGTGGCGGGTCCTCGTCGCGCTCAAGCGGGAGTTTGCGCCTGCAGAGATCGTCCGCGACGTGTGGTCTGCGAGAGCTCGCGAGGCCGGCGTCGATTTCGATACGTTCGTCGACGTTGCCCGGAGCCTGGAGCAGCTCCGCGTCATCGGCCGGTTCTCGACGTTCCTCGAACACGTCAAGCCGACGGCCGGCAACGAGCGCGCCACGCGGTACAATGCCCTGTTCCATTGGGCCGTGCCGGCCGGCCGCGAAATCGACACCGGCTGCGAGGTCGCGCGCCACTACGTGATCACGCATGCTTACTGGCGTGAAGGCGGCCCCGAATTTCACGACGTCAACGTCATGGCGGTTGCGCATGGCATGGAAAAGGCGGCGGTGCTGGAGCACAAGGCGGCCATCGACGAGCACCTGCGGGAGGCTGGCATCGAGTTTTCGTATACCAACGTCTTCTGGGGCGGGCGCAGCGAGATCAAGCCGTCGGAGATCGCACCGAGCGCGTACGGCGCATTTTGCGAAGCACGCGGAATAGATCCCGAGACGATGCGCGCCGAACCCGGGGAAGGAGCGTCTGGGTGA
- a CDS encoding NAD(P)/FAD-dependent oxidoreductase has product MPVIVIVGGGFAGIAVGRRLERRLRAGEAEIVLLSRDNYSLFTPMLPEVTSGELEVRHVVTPIREQLARTRFVLADVDAIDVGRREVTYHHVLTGTRIVQRYDHLVLALGSSTSTFGLPGIAEHTWPLKRLEDADALRNHLVWLLELADTIADDARRRRLLTLVVVGGGFTGVETAGEIVEMFRSVLRFYKNLRVDEVRMILVEAGASLLAGLPPKMGEYSRRVLERRGVEVLLGDGVAGADERGLTLQSGRRVESETIVWSAGVKPSRTLASIALPTTKRGAVSTERDMRVKGFDDVWALGDCAAIPDGAGGIYPMTAQHAIREGPRLADNIVAVLRGKPTTPFRYRSLGMMAALGGRKAVAQLPGNVVITGFVAWFFWRTYYLLRLPGLDRKLRVAFDWTLELLFPRDTAELRFGEREGEEAATKR; this is encoded by the coding sequence GTGCCGGTCATCGTGATCGTGGGCGGAGGCTTCGCGGGCATCGCCGTCGGGCGGCGGCTCGAACGGCGCCTGCGTGCCGGCGAAGCCGAGATCGTGCTGCTCAGCCGGGACAACTACAGCCTCTTTACGCCGATGCTGCCGGAGGTGACGTCCGGCGAGCTCGAGGTGCGTCACGTCGTGACCCCGATACGCGAGCAGCTCGCGCGCACGCGATTCGTGCTCGCCGACGTCGACGCGATCGACGTCGGGCGGCGCGAGGTGACGTACCACCACGTGCTCACGGGGACCAGGATCGTCCAACGCTACGATCACCTCGTTCTGGCGCTGGGCTCGTCCACGTCGACGTTCGGCCTTCCCGGGATCGCCGAGCATACGTGGCCGCTCAAGCGGCTCGAAGATGCGGATGCACTGCGCAACCACTTGGTCTGGCTGCTGGAACTCGCCGACACGATCGCCGACGACGCGCGGCGCCGCCGGCTGCTGACGCTCGTCGTCGTGGGCGGCGGCTTCACCGGAGTGGAGACGGCCGGCGAGATCGTCGAGATGTTCCGTAGCGTACTGCGTTTCTACAAGAACCTGCGCGTCGACGAGGTGCGCATGATCCTCGTCGAGGCGGGCGCGTCGTTGCTCGCCGGGCTGCCGCCGAAGATGGGTGAGTACTCCCGGCGCGTGCTCGAGCGCCGCGGCGTGGAGGTGCTCCTCGGCGACGGCGTCGCCGGGGCGGACGAGCGCGGCCTGACGCTGCAGAGCGGACGCCGCGTCGAATCGGAGACGATCGTCTGGAGCGCCGGCGTGAAGCCTTCGCGGACGCTCGCGTCGATCGCGCTGCCGACGACGAAGCGCGGCGCGGTGAGCACCGAGCGCGACATGCGCGTGAAAGGATTCGACGACGTGTGGGCCCTCGGCGATTGCGCCGCGATCCCGGACGGCGCAGGCGGTATATATCCCATGACCGCGCAGCACGCGATCCGCGAAGGACCGCGTCTGGCCGACAACATCGTCGCGGTGCTCCGCGGCAAGCCCACGACGCCGTTTCGATATCGCTCACTAGGCATGATGGCCGCGCTCGGCGGCCGCAAAGCGGTGGCGCAGCTTCCCGGGAACGTCGTCATCACCGGTTTCGTCGCGTGGTTCTTCTGGCGCACCTACTACTTGCTGCGGCTTCCGGGGCTCGACCGCAAGCTGCGCGTGGCGTTCGACTGGACGCTCGAGCTGCTTTTCCCGCGCGACACGGCGGAGCTCCGATTCGGCGAGCGTGAAGGCGAGGAAGCGGCTACCAAGAGATAG
- a CDS encoding peptide ABC transporter substrate-binding protein translates to MNAKASFAVAVGMAALVGCTKTATGGAGGTAHAWTQSGVFRFSEAADPKNLNPMLNAATPTLDLSMFIYSWTIRYDAKGRPVPDALREIPTIANGDVSKDGLTLKYKLRPNIKWQDGVPLTCSDLKFTWQVVMNTHNNVVTTDGYKNIGSIDCGDPSIAVIHMNKLYAPYLQQLWSVNGNAPILPAHILAKYNDDKGSFNSAPYNSLPIGSGPFKVVAWNRGQDVRMVANPYFYLGKPKLNEVIYKILPDENTMQTQVQTHEIDMLAVGSGMKWPQYAALAADPANGLVAVRVNSFLFSHIDFNLRHPVVSDRNVRVALAYATDRDEIINKILHGSAIPAETDQSPQQSWAYTDDITHHSYDPAKARALLNADGWKVGPDGIRVKDGQRLEFTLSTQTESTYGKALQTVLQRQWREVGAQADIKNYPTSQFFDNSANGTLQGGHYDVAGFSWFAAADPDDSAIYSADNLAPHGQNAMFWENRTATAAMNDALSTVDQARRKRDYVIVQQQLTTDVPTIIIDFARVPYVYNSDLKGFDPSPVISAFWDPWNYSI, encoded by the coding sequence GTGAACGCCAAGGCGTCGTTCGCAGTGGCCGTCGGGATGGCCGCGCTGGTTGGATGTACGAAGACCGCGACGGGGGGCGCCGGGGGAACGGCGCACGCGTGGACGCAAAGCGGCGTCTTCCGGTTCTCGGAGGCCGCGGATCCCAAGAACCTCAACCCAATGCTCAACGCGGCGACGCCGACGCTGGACCTCTCGATGTTCATCTACTCGTGGACGATCCGCTACGACGCGAAGGGTCGCCCAGTGCCCGATGCGCTGCGCGAGATCCCAACGATCGCCAACGGCGACGTGAGCAAAGACGGCCTGACGCTGAAGTATAAGTTGCGGCCGAACATCAAGTGGCAAGACGGAGTGCCGTTGACCTGCAGCGACCTCAAGTTCACCTGGCAGGTCGTGATGAATACGCACAACAACGTCGTGACGACCGACGGCTATAAGAACATCGGCAGTATCGACTGTGGCGACCCCTCCATTGCCGTCATTCACATGAACAAGCTCTACGCTCCGTACCTGCAGCAGCTGTGGAGCGTGAACGGGAACGCTCCGATTCTTCCGGCGCACATCCTCGCCAAGTACAACGACGACAAAGGCTCGTTCAATAGCGCGCCCTACAACTCGCTGCCGATCGGCAGCGGTCCATTCAAGGTCGTCGCGTGGAACCGAGGCCAGGACGTGCGGATGGTTGCGAACCCGTACTTCTATCTCGGCAAGCCGAAGCTAAACGAGGTCATCTATAAGATACTCCCCGACGAGAACACGATGCAGACGCAGGTGCAGACGCACGAGATCGACATGCTGGCCGTCGGCTCGGGGATGAAGTGGCCGCAGTACGCGGCGCTCGCCGCCGACCCCGCTAACGGCCTGGTCGCCGTTCGCGTGAACTCCTTTTTGTTCTCGCATATCGACTTCAACCTGCGGCACCCGGTCGTGAGCGATCGCAATGTTCGCGTCGCGCTGGCGTACGCGACCGACCGCGACGAGATCATCAACAAGATCCTCCACGGCTCCGCGATCCCGGCTGAGACCGATCAGTCTCCGCAACAGTCCTGGGCGTATACCGACGACATCACCCACCACTCATACGATCCCGCGAAGGCACGAGCGCTCCTGAATGCCGATGGATGGAAGGTGGGACCGGACGGAATTCGCGTGAAGGACGGGCAGCGGCTGGAGTTCACGCTGAGCACGCAGACCGAGTCGACCTACGGCAAGGCATTACAAACCGTCCTCCAGCGGCAGTGGCGCGAGGTCGGCGCGCAGGCCGACATAAAGAATTACCCCACGAGCCAGTTCTTCGACAATTCCGCTAACGGCACGCTTCAGGGTGGCCATTACGACGTGGCGGGATTCAGCTGGTTCGCCGCCGCCGACCCCGACGACAGCGCGATTTATTCTGCCGACAACCTCGCACCGCACGGCCAGAACGCCATGTTTTGGGAAAATCGCACGGCGACGGCCGCAATGAACGACGCGCTCTCGACGGTCGATCAGGCACGCAGGAAGCGCGACTACGTCATCGTGCAACAGCAGCTGACGACCGATGTCCCGACGATCATCATCGACTTCGCCCGCGTTCCCTACGTGTACAACAGCGACCTGAAGGGCTTCGATCCGTCGCCCGTGATCTCGGCCTTCTGGGACCCATGGAACTACTCGATTTAG
- a CDS encoding site-2 protease family protein — MQYLPPSSEPEPESPVPARRRARGGIGAVLAAMLAFALKFKFLLLFGAKLIGVSWTFLLSLWIYVVIFGWKLAVVVMLLLLAHELGHYFAFRAYGLPARLPAFVPMLGAFTAGAPPEDLEQDAYIALAGPLTGLGLAAVCYAVGQATQDRFWYACADLSAFLNLFNMIPMPPFDGGRIIGALWPPLWIIGFALFVAFAIFFHIPILFVAIIGLLGLPAMLAAWRGHVDPRAERMTFAARLRVSVWYLATLLGLFFVMAQAHLIATPAAGATRVW; from the coding sequence GTGCAATACCTGCCCCCGTCGTCCGAGCCGGAACCCGAGTCCCCAGTTCCCGCGCGCCGCCGCGCACGTGGCGGCATCGGCGCGGTTCTCGCTGCGATGCTCGCGTTCGCCCTGAAATTCAAGTTTCTGCTGCTCTTCGGTGCCAAGCTCATCGGCGTGAGCTGGACCTTCTTGCTCTCGCTGTGGATCTACGTCGTGATCTTCGGCTGGAAGCTGGCGGTCGTCGTCATGCTGCTTTTGCTCGCGCACGAGCTCGGCCACTACTTCGCGTTTCGCGCATACGGATTGCCGGCGCGCCTACCGGCCTTCGTTCCGATGCTGGGCGCGTTCACCGCCGGCGCGCCTCCCGAGGATCTCGAACAGGACGCCTACATCGCGCTGGCCGGCCCGCTCACCGGACTCGGACTCGCGGCCGTGTGCTACGCCGTGGGGCAAGCAACGCAGGACCGCTTCTGGTACGCGTGCGCCGACCTGTCCGCGTTCTTGAACTTGTTCAACATGATCCCGATGCCGCCGTTCGACGGCGGACGCATCATCGGCGCGCTCTGGCCGCCGCTCTGGATCATCGGGTTTGCGCTCTTCGTCGCGTTCGCAATCTTCTTCCACATCCCGATCCTGTTCGTCGCAATCATCGGTCTGCTGGGGCTGCCGGCGATGCTGGCCGCGTGGCGGGGCCACGTCGATCCGCGCGCGGAACGCATGACGTTCGCCGCGCGCCTGCGCGTCAGCGTGTGGTATCTGGCAACGCTGTTGGGCCTCTTCTTCGTCATGGCGCAGGCGCACCTGATCGCAACGCCGGCTGCGGGGGCAACCAGGGTGTGGTGA